One segment of Streptomyces sp. TG1A-8 DNA contains the following:
- a CDS encoding IS3 family transposase (programmed frameshift) has translation MPALRRYPDELRERAVREVRTTGRPIAHVAKDLGIHREALRGWVRQAEADAGERDGRLTTAEHEELKRLRREVAELRRANEILKAVSAFFGGRTRPSPDEADQVIERLRDKGLGVGFVCRVLGLSESAYYARKKRPKSARRLRDEQLMPLIEQVHAESGGTYGVRRITRALRRKGVLVARCTVERLMAELGLEGVIRGQRHRTTVPEPSAPGPPDLVDRDFTASRPDQLWVADMIYVRTWTGWVYVAFVLDVFSRMIVGWQVANRMRTELPLDALEMALWRRRIKKDSGLVHHGDRGSQYVSIRYTDRLAEVGAAASVGSVADSYDNAMAEALNGTFKAELIEMQGPWRDADQVERAIFQWVTWYNEERLHSALDYVPPAEYEREWWRQQQATPQSA, from the exons GTGCCAGCACTACGCAGGTACCCGGACGAGCTTCGCGAGCGGGCCGTCCGCGAGGTCCGCACGACGGGCCGGCCGATCGCGCACGTCGCCAAGGACCTGGGCATTCACAGGGAAGCCCTGCGCGGCTGGGTCCGTCAGGCCGAGGCGGACGCCGGCGAACGCGACGGCCGGCTGACCACCGCCGAGCACGAGGAACTGAAGCGACTTCGTAGAGAAGTAGCGGAGCTGAGGCGGGCGAACGAGATTCTGAAGGCCGTGAGCGCGTTTTTTG GCGGCCGAACTCGACCGTCCCCGGACGAGGCCGACCAGGTGATCGAGCGCCTCAGGGACAAGGGCCTCGGGGTCGGGTTCGTCTGCCGGGTGCTGGGACTGTCGGAGTCGGCGTACTACGCGCGCAAGAAGCGGCCGAAGTCTGCTCGTCGGCTGCGTGACGAGCAGCTTATGCCGCTGATCGAACAGGTTCATGCCGAGTCTGGCGGCACCTATGGCGTCCGCCGGATCACCCGCGCGCTGCGGCGCAAGGGCGTCCTCGTGGCACGCTGTACCGTCGAGCGGCTGATGGCCGAGCTGGGTCTGGAGGGCGTCATCCGCGGTCAGCGGCACCGCACCACGGTGCCGGAGCCGTCGGCACCCGGGCCGCCGGACCTGGTCGACCGCGACTTCACCGCGAGCCGGCCCGACCAGCTGTGGGTGGCCGACATGATTTATGTCCGCACCTGGACGGGCTGGGTGTATGTGGCGTTCGTCCTGGACGTCTTCTCCCGGATGATCGTCGGCTGGCAGGTCGCGAACCGCATGCGGACCGAACTTCCGCTGGATGCGTTGGAGATGGCGCTGTGGAGACGCCGGATCAAGAAGGACTCCGGGCTGGTCCATCACGGCGACAGAGGGTCGCAATATGTGTCGATTCGCTACACCGACCGGCTCGCCGAGGTCGGGGCCGCCGCGTCCGTCGGCTCGGTCGCGGACTCGTATGACAACGCGATGGCCGAGGCGCTGAACGGCACCTTCAAGGCCGAGCTGATCGAGATGCAAGGCCCGTGGCGGGACGCCGACCAGGTCGAGCGGGCGATCTTCCAATGGGTCACCTGGTACAACGAGGAACGGCTCCACTCCGCCCTCGACTACGTACCGCCCGCCGAGTACGAACGCGAGTGGTGGCGACAACAGCAAGCCACCCCGCAGTCCGCCTGA
- a CDS encoding TetR/AcrR family transcriptional regulator, whose protein sequence is MPRPRKFDETDVVARAGRAFAETGYAGTSLDDLLAATGLARQSLYNAFGGKKELFMRAFLSDATEAVEAVEAIRHGADTPIERIRAQLVKVAVTYGSAQTPPSLFTKAAVELSARDPEVASAVSDAFAAIQTHYAACIAEAQNAGEIDPGADAASLGAFFCALIEGMTTLGGSGVPRSTLIDIAFTSLAAVPITELGHRRLGSGDGEWT, encoded by the coding sequence ATGCCGAGACCTCGCAAGTTCGACGAGACAGACGTCGTCGCCAGGGCGGGACGGGCGTTCGCCGAGACCGGGTACGCCGGGACCTCGCTCGACGACCTTCTCGCAGCCACCGGGCTCGCACGGCAGAGCCTCTACAATGCGTTCGGCGGGAAGAAAGAGCTGTTCATGCGCGCCTTCCTCAGCGACGCCACGGAAGCCGTCGAGGCGGTCGAGGCGATCCGGCACGGCGCGGACACCCCCATCGAACGGATCCGAGCACAGCTGGTCAAGGTCGCCGTCACGTACGGTTCCGCGCAGACCCCGCCCTCGCTGTTCACCAAGGCTGCTGTGGAACTCTCCGCCCGTGACCCCGAAGTGGCCTCCGCGGTCTCCGACGCCTTCGCGGCGATACAGACGCACTACGCAGCCTGCATCGCCGAGGCGCAGAACGCCGGCGAGATCGACCCCGGCGCCGACGCGGCCTCACTCGGGGCGTTCTTCTGCGCGCTGATCGAGGGGATGACCACCCTCGGCGGCTCCGGCGTGCCCCGCTCGACCCTTATCGACATCGCCTTCACCAGCCTCGCGGCCGTACCGATCACGGAACTCGGGCACCGGCGGCTCGGATCCGGCGACGGGGAGTGGACGTGA
- a CDS encoding transposase encodes MGSQYSKWYSEEFKRDAIALARSSGKTITEVARDLAVSPESLRG; translated from the coding sequence GTGGGTAGTCAGTACTCGAAGTGGTATTCGGAGGAGTTCAAGCGGGACGCGATCGCGTTGGCCCGCTCCTCCGGCAAGACGATCACGGAGGTCGCGCGGGATCTGGCCGTGAGCCCGGAGAGCCTGCGCGGCTGA
- a CDS encoding NAD-dependent malic enzyme gives MTTDSVLHDRRRNRGTAFTLEQRAELGITGRLPSAVETLDQQAARAYAQLQQQPSDLQKYVFLNAVHNRNQVLYFKLLTDHLPELLPVVYDPTVGQAIKQWSDTFRDSQAIYVSIDRPDDIEASFKSLGLGPEDVDLIVVSDAQEILGIGDWGVNGTDISIGKLAVYTAAAGIDPDRVIAVNLDVGTDNEQLLNKPDYLGNRHARVSGKRYDDLVDRYLQTAARLFPNALLHFEDFGPSNARRILVSNADKYRIFNDDMQGTGAIVMSAVFSGLRITGGRWADQRLVVFGAGTAGTGMADQIHAAMVRDGASPEEAARHIWLIDKHGLVTDDMAGLPDYQQPYARPRSEVSSWAQGEIDLLTTIKQVKPTILIGTSTVPGAFTQEVVRALADGVERPILLPLSNPTSQIEVMPSDAVRWSDGRALIACGIPVDPIEYNGVTYTIGQANNALLYPGLGLGTIVSGAKHVTDNMLLAAAEAVASQVDVAAPGAALLPPVENLRASSATVAVAVARAAEKDGVATQSHENLIQAVQDAMWQPVYPSDDVMPAEKEQS, from the coding sequence ATGACCACTGACAGTGTGCTTCACGATCGACGCCGTAATCGCGGGACTGCGTTTACGTTGGAACAGCGGGCCGAGCTCGGTATCACAGGGCGGCTGCCTTCTGCTGTCGAGACCCTCGATCAGCAGGCAGCCCGTGCCTACGCGCAGCTCCAGCAGCAGCCGTCTGATCTGCAAAAGTACGTTTTCTTGAACGCAGTCCACAACCGGAACCAGGTGCTCTACTTCAAGCTCCTGACCGATCACCTCCCCGAGCTCCTCCCGGTCGTTTACGATCCGACGGTGGGCCAGGCGATCAAGCAGTGGTCAGACACCTTCCGCGACTCGCAGGCCATCTATGTCTCCATCGACAGGCCCGACGACATTGAGGCATCGTTCAAGTCCCTTGGGCTCGGGCCCGAGGACGTTGACCTGATCGTGGTCTCTGACGCGCAAGAAATCCTCGGGATCGGGGACTGGGGCGTCAACGGAACCGACATCTCGATCGGGAAGCTGGCCGTCTATACCGCCGCCGCCGGTATTGACCCCGATCGCGTCATCGCGGTGAACCTCGATGTCGGCACGGACAACGAGCAACTGCTCAACAAGCCGGACTACCTCGGCAACCGCCACGCCCGCGTGTCTGGCAAGCGCTACGACGACCTCGTGGACCGGTACCTTCAAACGGCTGCGCGACTGTTCCCGAACGCGCTCCTGCATTTTGAGGACTTCGGTCCATCGAATGCGCGGCGCATTCTTGTCAGTAACGCAGACAAGTATCGGATCTTCAACGATGACATGCAGGGCACCGGAGCGATCGTGATGTCCGCTGTCTTTTCGGGCCTGCGGATCACCGGGGGGCGGTGGGCCGACCAGCGCCTCGTGGTGTTCGGTGCGGGAACGGCCGGCACCGGCATGGCGGATCAGATCCATGCCGCCATGGTCCGCGACGGTGCGAGTCCTGAAGAGGCTGCACGCCATATCTGGCTCATCGACAAGCACGGTCTGGTCACCGACGACATGGCTGGTCTGCCGGACTACCAGCAGCCCTACGCCCGGCCACGGTCCGAAGTCTCATCCTGGGCTCAAGGAGAAATCGACCTGCTCACGACGATCAAGCAGGTCAAGCCCACCATCCTCATTGGGACGTCGACTGTCCCAGGCGCCTTCACACAGGAAGTGGTCCGGGCCCTGGCTGACGGGGTCGAGCGGCCTATTCTGCTGCCGCTCTCCAACCCGACCAGCCAGATCGAGGTCATGCCGTCCGATGCGGTGCGGTGGTCCGACGGACGTGCCCTCATCGCCTGCGGCATTCCGGTGGACCCGATCGAGTACAACGGAGTCACCTACACCATCGGACAGGCCAACAACGCCTTGCTGTACCCTGGGCTGGGGCTGGGGACCATCGTTTCGGGAGCCAAGCACGTCACCGACAACATGCTTCTTGCCGCCGCCGAAGCAGTGGCCTCGCAAGTCGATGTGGCTGCACCCGGCGCCGCCCTGCTCCCCCCTGTGGAGAACCTCCGGGCCTCCTCCGCCACCGTCGCTGTGGCCGTAGCACGCGCTGCAGAAAAAGACGGCGTGGCCACACAGTCACACGAAAACCTCATCCAGGCCGTCCAGGATGCGATGTGGCAGCCCGTCTACCCGAGCGATGACGTGATGCCGGCGGAGAAGGAGCAGTCATGA
- a CDS encoding SDR family oxidoreductase, whose product MRKVLITGCGTGFGQEVAMRLAEKGFDVIASVEIYAQVQTLKRQAAERGVSLQVEKLDVTYEGDRRKALGWGVEILVNNAGVGEGGSTVDVPAFNIRRQFEVNVTGPLLLTQGIAKQMAKRGAGRIVWVSSREGINVNPFTGIYSASKHAVEAIAESMADELQEFGVEVATVNPGPFLTGFNDRMFQTWESWEDEPSDRLFDYSELAFPRAQFDPEPVYATLTAVAAGEVDTYRNLEPKSMIEETKSLIDAPWDRKVRENLGKRPPKLQASFDMEPETPVSD is encoded by the coding sequence ATGCGCAAGGTTCTCATCACGGGGTGCGGTACGGGGTTTGGCCAGGAGGTTGCGATGCGGCTGGCGGAGAAGGGGTTTGACGTTATTGCGTCGGTGGAGATCTACGCACAGGTGCAGACGCTGAAGCGCCAGGCGGCCGAGCGTGGTGTGTCGCTGCAGGTGGAGAAGTTGGATGTGACATATGAGGGGGACCGTAGGAAGGCGCTGGGCTGGGGTGTCGAGATCCTGGTGAACAATGCCGGTGTGGGTGAGGGTGGCTCGACGGTGGACGTGCCGGCGTTTAATATTCGCCGACAGTTTGAGGTCAATGTGACCGGGCCGCTGCTGCTGACGCAGGGGATCGCCAAGCAGATGGCCAAGCGTGGTGCCGGTCGGATCGTGTGGGTGTCTTCTCGTGAAGGCATCAACGTCAACCCCTTCACCGGTATCTACTCGGCGTCCAAGCACGCGGTCGAGGCGATCGCAGAGTCCATGGCGGACGAGCTCCAGGAATTCGGTGTCGAAGTCGCGACGGTGAACCCGGGTCCTTTCCTGACGGGCTTCAACGACCGCATGTTCCAGACGTGGGAGAGCTGGGAGGACGAGCCGTCGGATCGTCTGTTCGACTACTCCGAGCTCGCTTTTCCGCGGGCGCAGTTCGACCCCGAGCCTGTGTACGCCACGCTGACGGCAGTTGCCGCGGGTGAGGTGGACACCTACCGCAACCTCGAGCCCAAGTCCATGATCGAGGAAACCAAGAGCCTCATCGATGCTCCCTGGGACCGCAAGGTCAGGGAAAATCTGGGCAAGCGCCCGCCGAAGCTCCAGGCGTCGTTTGACATGGAGCCGGAAACACCGGTCTCCGACTAG
- a CDS encoding tautomerase family protein → MPLARIDLLEGKSEEYKRTIADVVYDQMIIHLGVPEDRFQTISEHKPGNLIADPDYLGIHRSENVVFIQLVFLDVATPEQKGNFYKGVVGELNKRLHIRTEDVFFNLQTVQPADWSMGNGEVTYGKGVPADRLDPNSVPADFKWPDSIRA, encoded by the coding sequence ATGCCGCTCGCACGAATCGACCTCCTCGAAGGCAAGTCGGAAGAGTACAAGCGCACCATCGCCGATGTCGTCTACGACCAGATGATCATCCACCTCGGGGTTCCGGAGGACCGTTTCCAGACCATCTCCGAGCACAAGCCCGGAAACCTCATCGCCGACCCCGACTACCTGGGGATCCACCGGTCGGAAAACGTCGTGTTCATCCAGCTCGTGTTCCTCGACGTCGCCACTCCCGAACAGAAGGGAAACTTCTACAAGGGCGTCGTCGGCGAGCTGAACAAGCGCCTGCACATCCGTACGGAGGACGTCTTCTTCAACCTCCAGACGGTGCAGCCGGCCGACTGGTCGATGGGCAACGGTGAGGTCACCTACGGCAAGGGAGTCCCCGCCGACCGACTGGACCCCAACAGTGTCCCGGCTGACTTCAAGTGGCCCGACTCCATCCGCGCCTGA
- the fumC gene encoding class II fumarate hydratase — MSDTTPEVRDVPIGIDASGQRDEFDSMGQVAVPADRYWGAQTQRSLVHFSIGDDRMPKAVYHAYGYVKKAAALVNGEAGRLPEWKVQSIAQAAEETIKGLLDDHFPLYVWQTGSGTQSNMNVNEVIANRASQLLGGTLGTQKPVAPNDDVNMGQSSNDSFPTAMHIASVQAIDDQLLPQAERLAKTIENKAEQWKSVVKIGRTHLEDAVPLTVGQEWLGYAAQLRACISEIEHAREGLLELALGGTAVGTGLNAPKGFSRDVAARIAQLTGKDFVTAPNKFMAQGSLDGMVRAHAALRGLAVALMKIANDMRWLASGPRTGLAELLLPQNEPGSSIMPGKVNPTQCEAIVMIAIQVLGNDSAVAFAGSQGNFELNAMRPVIINNFLHSARILADGMEKFRTFSVTGTELNQDKITRYVNDSLMLVTALSPLIGYQNAAHIAESALANGQTLKEAALASGRVDEKTFDSVVNPLSMVGNGVSGA, encoded by the coding sequence ATGAGCGACACTACCCCCGAGGTCAGGGACGTTCCGATCGGCATCGACGCGTCAGGACAGCGCGACGAATTCGACAGCATGGGTCAGGTAGCGGTCCCCGCCGACCGCTACTGGGGCGCTCAAACGCAACGTTCCTTGGTGCACTTCTCGATCGGGGACGATCGCATGCCCAAGGCGGTATATCACGCCTACGGCTACGTCAAGAAGGCTGCAGCCCTGGTCAACGGCGAAGCGGGGCGACTGCCGGAGTGGAAAGTCCAGTCGATCGCTCAGGCCGCGGAAGAGACGATCAAGGGGCTGCTCGACGACCACTTCCCGCTCTACGTGTGGCAGACCGGGTCGGGAACGCAGAGCAATATGAACGTCAACGAGGTCATCGCGAACAGGGCCTCGCAACTTCTCGGCGGAACGCTGGGAACGCAGAAGCCGGTAGCCCCCAACGACGACGTCAACATGGGGCAGTCCAGCAACGACAGCTTCCCGACCGCCATGCATATCGCCTCGGTTCAAGCCATTGACGATCAGCTGCTGCCCCAGGCGGAAAGACTCGCCAAAACCATCGAGAACAAGGCAGAGCAGTGGAAATCCGTCGTGAAGATCGGCCGTACCCATCTTGAGGACGCGGTCCCTCTCACCGTGGGCCAAGAATGGCTCGGCTACGCGGCACAGTTGCGCGCCTGCATCAGCGAGATCGAACACGCGCGAGAAGGACTACTAGAGCTGGCCCTGGGCGGAACCGCCGTCGGTACCGGCCTGAACGCGCCAAAGGGATTCAGCCGCGATGTCGCCGCTCGCATTGCACAGTTGACAGGAAAAGACTTCGTCACCGCTCCCAACAAGTTCATGGCACAAGGATCGCTGGATGGCATGGTTCGTGCTCACGCCGCACTGCGCGGCCTGGCGGTTGCCCTCATGAAGATAGCCAACGACATGAGGTGGCTTGCGTCCGGCCCGCGGACCGGACTGGCAGAACTGCTCCTGCCCCAAAACGAACCAGGCTCCTCCATCATGCCTGGGAAAGTGAACCCGACCCAGTGCGAAGCGATCGTCATGATCGCCATCCAGGTACTCGGCAACGACTCCGCAGTGGCGTTCGCCGGCAGCCAGGGCAACTTCGAGCTCAACGCCATGCGCCCCGTCATCATCAACAACTTCCTGCACTCCGCCCGCATCCTCGCCGACGGGATGGAGAAATTCCGGACCTTCTCCGTCACCGGCACCGAACTCAACCAGGACAAGATTACCCGCTACGTCAACGACAGCTTGATGCTTGTCACAGCTCTGAGTCCCCTCATCGGATACCAAAACGCAGCGCACATCGCCGAATCCGCACTCGCCAACGGTCAAACGCTCAAAGAGGCGGCGCTGGCAAGCGGGCGCGTCGATGAAAAGACGTTCGATTCCGTTGTCAATCCGCTCTCCATGGTCGGGAATGGCGTTTCCGGCGCCTGA
- a CDS encoding TetR/AcrR family transcriptional regulator: MDEAQEIIIRRGYAAVGISELLKLAQVPKGSFYHWFASKDALGVAVIENYFTCYLRDIDEVVAQPTSGADRLFKYWQLFYEMQSYENCLGKCLVVKFGAEVADLSEPMRLTLIDGTDSVVDRIERMIRDGIDDGSLTAVGEPRDTARTLYESWIGASVSCPEFRRVR, encoded by the coding sequence ATCGACGAGGCGCAGGAGATCATCATCCGCAGGGGTTACGCCGCGGTGGGAATCAGTGAACTCCTCAAACTAGCCCAAGTCCCCAAGGGCTCGTTCTACCACTGGTTCGCTTCCAAAGATGCACTCGGTGTCGCCGTTATAGAGAATTACTTCACCTGCTACCTTCGAGACATCGACGAGGTCGTAGCACAGCCGACCAGCGGTGCAGACCGGTTGTTCAAGTACTGGCAGCTTTTCTACGAGATGCAGTCCTACGAGAACTGCCTCGGGAAGTGTCTCGTCGTCAAATTCGGTGCCGAGGTTGCCGATCTGTCCGAACCGATGCGACTGACCCTGATCGACGGCACCGACAGTGTGGTGGACCGCATCGAGCGCATGATTCGGGACGGCATCGACGATGGATCACTCACCGCGGTCGGCGAGCCACGTGACACCGCTCGGACGCTCTACGAAAGCTGGATCGGTGCCAGTGTGAGCTGCCCCGAGTTTCGTAGAGTTCGGTGA
- a CDS encoding transposase: MICVDELGPVIPRTFPPAPAWSPDSHRIKAELDYSRGPEKTWVYGGLRPSDGQTLTLTASSRNSVFHQQFLQQVEDANPDGEIWIVTDNLSSHNSLSTRTWLEDHPRIHQAFIPVGACWLNLQEGWWRTFRKAALAGRSFANPDDIAYATTLATSQLNSLARPWIWGRPAPPPRRLRRRYVHTV, encoded by the coding sequence GTGATCTGCGTCGATGAGCTGGGGCCGGTGATCCCGCGGACCTTCCCGCCCGCCCCCGCCTGGTCGCCTGACAGCCACCGGATCAAAGCCGAGCTCGACTACAGCCGCGGACCCGAGAAGACCTGGGTCTACGGTGGCCTGCGACCCTCCGACGGCCAAACCCTCACCTTGACGGCTTCCTCCCGCAACAGCGTCTTCCACCAGCAGTTCCTGCAACAGGTCGAGGACGCCAACCCGGACGGGGAGATCTGGATCGTCACCGACAACCTGTCCTCTCACAACAGTCTTTCCACCCGGACCTGGCTCGAGGACCACCCCCGCATCCACCAAGCGTTCATCCCCGTCGGTGCATGCTGGCTGAACCTCCAGGAAGGCTGGTGGCGCACCTTCCGCAAAGCGGCCCTCGCCGGCCGCTCATTCGCTAACCCCGACGACATCGCGTACGCCACCACCCTCGCGACCAGCCAACTCAACTCCCTCGCCCGCCCCTGGATTTGGGGTAGGCCCGCACCGCCGCCCCGACGACTACGGCGCCGATATGTGCACACCGTTTGA
- a CDS encoding transposase, translating into MGSTYTKRYTEEFKRDAIALVDSSGRTVTAVARELGISSESLRGWYRRAKADRGEGESGELTSAEREELKRLRKEVREQQQTIEILKKAPDSKSRCAPGLRSTGPSASSSRWPNRPLSRASWCCDDRLSPSSLPRSLCAIRPPSRPPRPWAIRSASTTRAAR; encoded by the coding sequence GTGGGAAGCACGTACACGAAGCGGTACACCGAGGAGTTCAAGCGGGACGCGATCGCGCTCGTCGATTCCTCAGGCAGAACGGTCACCGCCGTTGCCCGGGAACTCGGCATCAGCTCCGAGTCCCTGCGCGGCTGGTACCGCCGGGCGAAGGCGGACCGGGGAGAGGGCGAGTCCGGTGAGCTGACCAGCGCCGAGCGCGAGGAGCTCAAGCGGCTGCGCAAGGAGGTCCGCGAACAGCAGCAGACGATCGAGATCCTGAAAAAAGCGCCCGACTCAAAGAGTCGATGCGCGCCTGGACTCCGATCGACCGGGCCATCGGCATCTTCATCGCGCTGGCCAAACCGCCCCCTGAGCAGGGCCAGCTGGTGTTGCGACGACCGATTGAGTCCAAGTTCGCTTCCGCGGTCGCTGTGCGCGATACGTCCGCCTTCCAGGCCGCCGCGACCGTGGGCCATCCGCAGCGCGTCGACCACCAGGGCGGCGCGGTGA
- a CDS encoding BTAD domain-containing putative transcriptional regulator, with protein METAVVHHVLWGEHEPRGARGTVHTYVYRPRPVLAGCAAIGSTGTGYVLTVRHGTVDVHRFEQGRGAALRELRAGRPAEAAAALREALRACSGARPVRTQAA; from the coding sequence GTGGAGACCGCGGTGGTGCACCACGTGCTGTGGGGCGAGCACGAGCCGCGCGGCGCACGCGGCACCGTGCACACGTACGTGTACCGGCCGCGCCCGGTCCTCGCCGGATGCGCCGCGATCGGGTCCACCGGCACTGGCTACGTCCTGACCGTCCGGCACGGCACCGTGGACGTGCACCGGTTCGAGCAGGGGCGGGGTGCGGCGCTGCGCGAACTGCGGGCAGGCCGGCCCGCCGAGGCAGCCGCCGCGCTACGGGAGGCGCTGCGGGCCTGCTCGGGTGCACGGCCGGTACGTACGCAAGCTGCGTGA
- a CDS encoding SDR family NAD(P)-dependent oxidoreductase gives MTITFITGANKGLGRETARRLIEHGHTVLVGARNREQGEEAAAALGARYVPIDVRDDASVAAAAANVAEHEGRIDVLINNAGVHGAAGDPSDLTAADALAVFDVNVIGVIRTTTAFLPLLRRSDDPMIVNVSSGMGSLALTHDPDRPESHVVAPLYTSSKAALTMLTTQYAKGLKDIRVNAADPGYTATDLNGHSGPQTVTEGTDAIVALATEGPGAATGRFVSRHGEIAWS, from the coding sequence ATGACGATTACCTTCATCACCGGAGCCAACAAGGGTCTCGGCCGCGAGACCGCCCGCCGCCTGATCGAGCACGGCCACACCGTGCTCGTCGGAGCCCGCAACCGTGAGCAGGGCGAGGAGGCCGCCGCAGCGCTCGGCGCACGCTACGTTCCCATCGACGTCAGGGACGACGCGTCCGTGGCCGCCGCGGCCGCGAACGTCGCCGAACACGAGGGCAGGATCGACGTCCTGATCAACAACGCCGGTGTGCACGGTGCCGCCGGCGATCCCAGCGACCTCACCGCCGCCGATGCCCTCGCCGTTTTCGACGTCAACGTCATCGGCGTCATCCGCACCACCACCGCGTTCCTGCCGCTGCTGCGCCGTTCGGATGACCCTATGATCGTCAACGTCAGCAGCGGCATGGGCTCCCTCGCCCTCACCCACGACCCCGACCGGCCCGAGTCGCATGTCGTCGCGCCGCTGTACACCTCCTCGAAGGCGGCGCTGACGATGCTGACCACGCAGTACGCCAAGGGACTCAAGGACATCCGCGTCAACGCCGCCGATCCCGGCTACACCGCGACCGACCTCAACGGTCACAGCGGCCCCCAGACCGTCACCGAGGGCACGGACGCGATCGTGGCCCTCGCCACCGAGGGGCCCGGCGCCGCAACCGGGCGCTTCGTCTCCCGCCATGGCGAGATCGCCTGGTCCTGA
- a CDS encoding alpha/beta fold hydrolase produces the protein MLAVLATMVSVVSGTASHAQAAKSAAIARPPIRCTAPGQRPITVVLVHGAWADNESWSGELSELQRDGCAVRAADNPVRNLKTDAAAVANFVRAIPGPVLLVGHSYGGSVITNAAAEVHNVVGLVYVDAFAPAVGESASELGGETSAVAAHPASQLFDEIPGAPKDAGNIILKKNAFLRYFASDVPRPQALSLWASQTVASSQALGAPSQYATWKTLPSWYFISSADQIITPQSMLAMAHRAHSQITLFHGGSHLTLISHPAAVTAVIAEALSSLLAVGK, from the coding sequence TTGCTTGCGGTCCTGGCCACCATGGTTAGTGTCGTTTCGGGCACAGCGAGCCATGCGCAGGCTGCGAAATCGGCTGCTATCGCTCGTCCGCCGATCCGTTGCACAGCCCCAGGCCAAAGGCCGATCACGGTCGTATTGGTCCACGGTGCGTGGGCGGATAACGAAAGTTGGTCTGGCGAGCTGAGCGAGTTGCAGCGCGACGGGTGTGCGGTACGGGCCGCCGATAATCCTGTCCGGAATCTCAAAACCGACGCGGCGGCCGTCGCCAACTTCGTGCGTGCCATTCCCGGACCAGTGCTGCTCGTCGGCCACTCCTACGGCGGCTCGGTGATTACTAATGCCGCAGCGGAGGTGCACAACGTCGTCGGGCTTGTATATGTGGACGCCTTTGCGCCCGCCGTCGGCGAGTCCGCGAGCGAGCTGGGCGGAGAAACCTCGGCTGTTGCCGCCCACCCCGCCTCCCAGCTCTTTGATGAAATCCCGGGAGCACCGAAAGACGCTGGGAATATAATCCTCAAGAAGAACGCTTTCCTTCGATATTTTGCCAGCGACGTGCCGCGCCCACAAGCGCTCTCCCTGTGGGCCTCACAGACCGTGGCCTCAAGCCAGGCCCTTGGGGCCCCATCGCAATACGCAACGTGGAAGACGCTGCCGTCCTGGTATTTCATCTCCTCTGCCGACCAGATCATCACGCCGCAGTCCATGCTCGCGATGGCCCACCGCGCTCACTCGCAAATCACGCTCTTCCACGGCGGGTCGCACCTGACCCTCATCTCGCACCCAGCGGCAGTAACGGCAGTGATCGCCGAGGCGCTCTCATCTCTGCTCGCGGTCGGCAAGTGA
- a CDS encoding SDR family NAD(P)-dependent oxidoreductase codes for MSGALQGKTALVTGGTSGIGLAVVRRFVDEGAHVFITGRRQQQLDAVAREFGDRVTAVRADASVPSEVAALFEAVAARGQGLDAVHANAGVGGFKALAEVTAEDIDLAFATNVRGSILTVQGALPYLNPGAAIVVTGSTSASGTEPHLGLYGASKAAASTLTRTWAAELAPRGIRINTVVPGPTETPGLAGLAPNDPDALLKQLAGAVPLGRLIRPEEVAAAVLYLVSDQSSGTTGSELFVDGGISAV; via the coding sequence ATGAGCGGAGCGCTGCAGGGTAAGACGGCCCTCGTGACCGGGGGTACCTCGGGAATCGGGCTGGCGGTCGTCCGCCGGTTCGTCGACGAGGGAGCGCACGTCTTCATCACAGGGCGTCGGCAGCAGCAACTCGACGCGGTCGCCCGCGAGTTCGGCGACCGGGTGACCGCGGTGCGGGCGGACGCGTCCGTTCCGTCGGAGGTGGCGGCCCTCTTCGAGGCCGTGGCCGCCCGTGGACAGGGCCTCGACGCGGTCCACGCCAACGCCGGCGTTGGCGGGTTCAAGGCCCTGGCCGAGGTCACCGCCGAGGACATCGACCTCGCCTTCGCGACCAACGTGCGCGGATCCATCCTGACGGTGCAGGGGGCTCTCCCGTACCTCAACCCGGGGGCCGCGATCGTCGTGACCGGTTCCACGTCCGCATCCGGGACCGAACCGCACCTGGGTCTGTACGGTGCTTCGAAGGCGGCGGCGTCCACGTTGACACGCACGTGGGCAGCCGAACTCGCACCGCGCGGCATCCGGATCAACACCGTCGTCCCCGGGCCCACCGAGACGCCCGGCCTCGCGGGCCTCGCGCCGAACGACCCCGACGCGCTCCTGAAGCAGCTCGCCGGAGCCGTTCCCCTCGGCCGTCTCATCCGGCCCGAGGAGGTCGCCGCGGCGGTGCTGTACCTGGTGTCCGACCAGAGCTCGGGGACCACGGGAAGCGAGCTGTTCGTCGACGGCGGCATCTCCGCCGTCTGA